A DNA window from Maribellus comscasis contains the following coding sequences:
- a CDS encoding carboxypeptidase-like regulatory domain-containing protein codes for MKPKHRCISFILWAMLACLISLGGYAQSIDEIQISGNFRNVPLSFFFDTLEEQYGVKVYYKRAWVDKYSVNISFINNPLSRALNSIFVSHELTYEVFQDNSIVVFPRRLDTRSNLEGVDQTLVIGNPINKGRYKRALITGKVIDGKTGDPLPGAVIYNSKLDKGATTGSGGSFKLELPTGEHYLSISFMGFQGYEKQINLIEPGEVEFELFEESHSIGEVLVVADEFNTSRTQMSMVQMSAKDIKTLPLLMGERDVMKSIVMLPGIQSVGELSSGFNVRGGNSDQNLILLENSPVFNTSHLFGFISAINPDVVEDMRVFKGGLPARFGERVSSIMEIEMKDGNEDKVKFYGGLGVINSRLTFDGPITKDKKLTFIAAGRMSYTDWVLKQVPDADISNSVTNFYDLSGKLSYKFDKNNWLNIAGYSSNDEFSTSSQSINNYGNTLFNLESHNKYGEKLNAELNLSFSQYKFRLTDFADGKDFEAYYLDNQIQYGSVKYNLIWHPHPQHNIHTGFNGVYYVNSPGEIIPIAENTVIGQDKLDNENAFEGAIYISDEFDIVPGLTANVGFRYSRFALLGAKTVLLYDDEKAKSESTVVDSLVFGDGEIVKSYGGIEPRLALNWETDGGFSYKLSYQRTRQYISQISNNAVISPAEIWKTSDYHLEPLINDQIALGFQKDNVLRQYTLSTEVYYKQLQNLIEYKNGAQIVMNKHLETDLIPSDGYSYGVELSLRKPDGRLTGWLNYTYSRTMRKTTGEFDEEQINSGKYYPSIYDKPHDLSVVANYNISRRWRVSGNFVFISGRPVTLPEVTYQYAGETLVYYSDRNKYRMPPYHRFDISITFDENLRRKRMWKGSWTLSVYNLYGRKNPYSVYYRKTIADGGTDYKSYSLFKLAVIGVPIPSLTYNFTF; via the coding sequence TTGAAACCAAAACACCGCTGTATATCATTTATTTTGTGGGCAATGTTAGCCTGTCTTATTTCTCTGGGAGGGTATGCTCAAAGTATTGATGAAATTCAAATTAGCGGTAATTTTCGAAATGTTCCGCTTTCTTTCTTTTTTGATACGCTTGAAGAACAATATGGTGTAAAAGTCTATTACAAAAGAGCCTGGGTTGATAAATATTCTGTAAATATTTCGTTTATTAATAATCCATTGTCGCGCGCCTTAAACAGCATTTTTGTGAGTCATGAGTTAACTTATGAAGTTTTTCAGGATAATTCCATTGTTGTTTTTCCACGAAGATTAGATACAAGATCCAATTTGGAAGGTGTTGACCAAACCTTGGTAATAGGAAATCCAATAAACAAAGGACGCTACAAAAGGGCTTTGATTACAGGGAAGGTAATCGATGGAAAAACAGGAGATCCGCTTCCCGGAGCGGTTATTTACAATTCCAAACTTGATAAAGGTGCAACAACGGGTAGCGGCGGATCATTTAAGCTTGAGCTGCCAACAGGAGAACATTATCTCAGTATTTCATTTATGGGATTTCAGGGCTACGAAAAACAAATCAATTTGATTGAGCCCGGAGAAGTTGAATTTGAGCTTTTTGAAGAATCGCACAGTATTGGAGAGGTTTTGGTTGTGGCTGATGAATTTAATACATCGCGTACTCAAATGAGTATGGTTCAGATGAGTGCAAAGGATATAAAAACGCTTCCTCTGTTAATGGGAGAGAGAGACGTGATGAAAAGTATTGTAATGCTCCCCGGTATCCAATCGGTGGGTGAACTTTCATCTGGATTCAATGTGCGTGGAGGCAATTCGGATCAGAACCTTATTTTGCTCGAAAATTCGCCGGTTTTTAATACTTCGCATCTGTTTGGTTTTATTTCGGCTATTAATCCTGATGTCGTTGAAGACATGAGGGTTTTTAAAGGCGGTTTGCCTGCACGTTTTGGTGAGCGTGTTTCGTCGATTATGGAAATTGAAATGAAAGACGGCAATGAAGATAAAGTAAAATTTTATGGCGGGCTGGGGGTTATAAACTCAAGGCTTACATTTGACGGACCAATAACCAAAGATAAAAAGCTTACCTTTATTGCAGCGGGCCGTATGTCATACACCGATTGGGTCTTAAAACAGGTGCCTGACGCTGATATCTCAAACAGTGTTACTAATTTTTATGATTTAAGTGGAAAACTTTCCTACAAATTTGATAAAAATAACTGGCTGAATATTGCCGGCTACTCAAGCAATGATGAGTTTAGTACGAGTTCACAATCCATAAATAACTACGGAAACACATTATTTAATCTTGAATCACACAATAAATACGGTGAAAAATTGAATGCCGAGCTAAATCTTTCTTTTAGCCAGTATAAATTTCGGTTGACTGATTTTGCCGATGGCAAAGATTTTGAAGCATATTATCTTGACAATCAAATACAATATGGTTCTGTAAAATATAATCTTATTTGGCACCCGCATCCACAACATAATATCCACACGGGATTTAACGGTGTATATTATGTAAATAGCCCGGGTGAAATTATCCCGATTGCAGAAAATACGGTAATAGGGCAGGATAAACTGGACAATGAAAATGCTTTTGAGGGCGCAATTTATATCAGCGACGAGTTTGATATTGTTCCGGGGCTAACCGCAAATGTTGGCTTCCGTTACAGCAGATTTGCTCTTTTGGGCGCCAAAACTGTTTTGCTTTATGATGACGAGAAAGCAAAAAGTGAGTCAACAGTTGTTGATTCTCTGGTTTTCGGTGATGGCGAAATAGTTAAAAGCTATGGGGGAATTGAACCGCGACTGGCATTAAACTGGGAGACAGACGGCGGATTTTCATACAAATTGAGCTACCAGAGAACGAGGCAATACATTAGTCAGATCAGTAACAATGCAGTAATTTCTCCGGCAGAGATTTGGAAAACAAGTGACTACCATCTTGAGCCTTTGATAAACGACCAGATTGCTTTGGGATTTCAGAAAGATAATGTTTTGAGGCAGTATACATTGTCAACAGAAGTGTATTACAAACAACTTCAGAATTTGATTGAATATAAAAACGGTGCCCAAATAGTTATGAATAAGCATTTGGAGACTGACCTGATACCTTCCGATGGCTATTCCTACGGTGTTGAATTGTCGCTCCGAAAGCCCGACGGAAGATTAACAGGCTGGTTGAATTATACCTACTCCAGAACAATGCGTAAAACCACCGGTGAGTTTGATGAGGAACAAATCAATTCTGGTAAATATTATCCTTCTATATATGATAAGCCACACGATTTGTCGGTTGTGGCAAATTATAATATAAGCAGGCGCTGGCGGGTTTCCGGCAATTTTGTGTTTATTTCAGGCCGTCCGGTTACTTTGCCTGAAGTTACCTACCAGTATGCCGGTGAAACGTTGGTATATTATTCTGACAGGAACAAGTACCGTATGCCACCCTATCACAGGTTTGATATTTCCATCACTTTTGATGAAAATCTGCGGAGGAAACGAATGTGGAAAGGAAGTTGGACGCTTTCTGTTTATAATTTATACGGAAGAAAAAATCCTTATTCGGTTTACTATCGCAAAACCATTGCCGATGGAGGGACCGACTACAAATCGTATTCCCTGTTCAAGCTGGCTGTAATTGGAGTGCCGATACCGTCGTTAACTTATAACTTTACTTTCTGA